A single Lactuca sativa cultivar Salinas chromosome 8, Lsat_Salinas_v11, whole genome shotgun sequence DNA region contains:
- the LOC111909857 gene encoding hypothetical protein At1g04090, with protein sequence MSGCGCFYWNRVTDVAVPDIDSFSLPSPIPEWPPGHGFATGSINLGELEVREITKFEFIWGSDIKNRRKGVNFFKPVDIPDGYFCLGHYSQSDEKPLRGFLLVAREVKKTNSPALVDPTDYTLVWCPDDWTEDNNVHGHSHGHGYFWLPIAPEGYKALGFIVTNKPAKPNLNEIQCVREDLTTTCEPHCILLKKHSKIADSLFTVWKTRPCHRGMHEKSVPVGTFFSSCIWSHGEDLNIRCLKNLNDNINSMPNLDQIHALINHYGPTIYFHPDEIYLPSSVSWFFEKGVLLHKKGGSKGERIDPSGSSLPKGERNDGEYWIDLPKDETAKKIKKGDLKSAKVYVHVKPALGGSFTDIVMWIFCPFNGPGCIKIGIMNYPLTRVGQHVGDWEHVSLRVSNFTGELWNVYFSQHSGGVWVDASDLEFIEGNKPIVYSSRNGHANYPHPGEFLQGSANLRIGIRNSAARSNHALDSSKDYEIVAAEYLGDGVVNEPCWLQFMRKWGPTTVHDSRAEVSRILNRLPETLRCSAQNIFDKLPNELYGEDGPTGPKEKSSWFGDEKC encoded by the exons ATGTCGGGCTGTGGATGCTTTTATTGGAACAGGGTCACCGATGTGGCGGTTCCCGATATCGATTCTTTCTCTCTCCCTTCTCCGATTCCCGAATGGCCTCCAG GTCATGGATTTGCTACTGGATCTATCAATCTAGGAGAATTAGAAGTTCGTGAAATCACCAAATTCGAGTTCATATGGGGAAGCGACATAAAGAATAGAAGAAAAGGTGTCAACTTCTTTAAGCCTGTTGATATACCAGATGGATACTTCTGCCTAGGTCACTATAGTCAATCTGATGAAAAACCTTTACGAGGGTTTCTACTCGTGGCCCGTGAAGTAAAAAAGACTAATTCTCCCGCCCTTGTCGATCCTACAGATTACACGTTAGTTTGGTGTCCAGATGACTGGACAGAAGACAATAATGTCCATGGCCATAGCCATGGCCATGGTTACTTCTGGTTACCTATAGCTCCCGAGGGTTACAAAGCTTTGGGTTTCATTGTCACAAATAAGCCCGCAAAACCCAATTTGAATGAAATCCAATGTGTTCGTGAGGATCTTACAACTACATGCGAACCTCACTGTATACTCCTCAAAAAACACTCCAAAATAGCAGATTCACTATTTACAGTCTGGAAAACAAGACCATGTCATCGAGGAATGCATGAAAAAAGTGTTCCAGTGGGTACCTTTTTCTCTAGTTGTATTTGGAGTCATGGAGAGGACTTAAACATTCGATGCTTAAAGAATCTAAACGATAACATAAACTCAATGCCAAATCTTGACCAGATTCATGCCCTTATTAACCATTATGGTCCAACTATTTACTTCCACCCTGATGAGATTTACCTTCCCTCTTCTGTATCTTGGTTCTTTGAAAAAGGGGTTTTGTTGCATAAAAAAGGCGGGTCGAAAGGCGAACGGATCGACCCATCGGGCTCAAGTCTACCTAAAGGTGAGAGAAACGATGGTGAATATTGGATAGATTTGCCTAAAGATGAAACCGCAAAGAAAATCAAGAAAGGGGATTTAAAAAGCGCCAAGGTTTACGTTCATGTAAAGCCCGCTTTAGGCGGGAGTTTCACGGATATTGTGATGTGGATTTTTTGCCCTTTCAACGGGCCCGGGTGTATAAAGATCGGAATCATGAATTACCCTCTTACTAGAGTTGGACAGCATGTGGGGGATTGGGAACATGTTTCCCTTCGTGTAAGCAACTTCACGGGAGAACTATGGAATGTGTATTTCTCGCAGCATAGTGGGGGTGTGTGGGTGGATGCTTCTGATTTGGAGTTTATAGAAGGTAATAAACCGATTGTTTATTCGTCAAGAAACGGACACGCGAATTACCCTCATCCAGGGGAGTTTCTTCAAGGGTCTGCGAATCTCCGGATTGGAATCAGGAATTCCGCTGCGCGGAGTAATCATGCATTGGATTCGAGTAAAGATTATGAGATTGTGGCAGCGGAGTATCTTGGAGACGGGGTTGTTAATGAACCGTGTTGGTTACAGTTTATGAGAAAGTGGGGCCCAACAACCGTGCATGATTCGCGGGCTGAGGTTTCTAGAATCTTGAATCGATTGCCTGAAACTCTTCGGTGTTCAGCACAAAATATATTTGATAAGTTACCAAATGAATTGTATGGTGAAGACGGGCCTACAGGGCCCAAAGAAAAAAGCAGCTGGTTTGGTGACGAAAAATGCTAG